The window TCGAGCACGACGACGATCTCGGGCCACAGCAGCTCGGCGTCGATGCCGAACGGTGCCGCGGGGAAACCGCGCCCGATCGCGCCGCACAGCGTGGAGACGAGTCGCGTCGCGGCACCGGCGCGGTCGCGCCACCAGCCGTCCGGACGGGCACCGACGACGTTCGCCGCATCGACGACGAGCGCGGGCCGTGTGCCGATGAGTCGTTGCAGTGTCGGCCAGGCGGCCGCGAACCCGGGGTGCAAGCGCAGGCGGTCGAGTTCGCGCGGGGGCACCCAGGCCATGCCCGCGCTCTCGGCATCGAGGACGCGTGCGGGGATGTGTCGCCGCGCGCGGGCCACGAGGGTCGTGTAGCGCCAGTAGCCGAGATCGACGACGCGCGTCGCGACCGCGTCGAGGGCATCGGCGGGGATGCCCGCCTCCTCGAACGCCTCGCGGAGTGCCCCGTCGACGGGTGGCTCACCGGGGCGGAGCGCTCCGCCCGGGATGCCCCAGGTGCCCCCGTGGTGGTTCCATCTCGCGCGGTGCTGTAGGAGCACGCCGCGCTCGACGTCGGCGACGAGGACGCCCGCCGCACCGTGCGCGCCCCACGAGCGGGTGCCGTCGGGGCCGATCGCCCACTCGTCGCCCGGCTCCTTCGGGGCGTCGCGGACGCGTGCGGGGACCTCGTCGTCGAACGCGTCTGGGGCGCCCGGCCCGTGTTCCGTGAAGACGGGGATCGCGCCCGTGCGGACGCCGAGACGGTCGTGGTCGACTCGGCCGGGAGCGTGCGCGCGGGCGCGGTCGTTCGCGGGATCGAGGAGGTCGTCCGCCGTCATCTCCCGCCTCTCGTCGCTGCAGGCCGTCGGCACGGACGCCGAACCGGTCGCCGTCCGAAGTGTACGGCGACCGGCCGACGAACCGCCCGGGGTGACGGCGTGCGTCAGGCCGAGATGCGCTCCATCGACGAGGTCGCCGTGGAGAGCACGGCGTAGGGGCCGGGCTCCGGCCGTGCCGGGATGGCCTCCTTGGGCTGTCCGCTGATCCACCAGATGGCCGTGATGGCCGTCACGAGCGGGGCGAGCACGACACCGGCCATGACCCATCCGGCGACGATCTCGCGGGCGTGCGGGCCGAAGTCGGTCTCGGCCGCGACGGCCGCGACGATGAACAGGGCGACAGTGATGACGACGGCGACGCCGTGGATGATCGTCATGACGATCCACGGGTTGACCCGTCGAGTGGTGGTGTGGCTCATTTTCCGCCTACTTCCGGTTGTCCTATGGCCCGAGGGCCGTGGTGCTCCGGGATGCGCGCGGCTCGTGACCGTGGAGGCAACCTCGCTCGACGTCGCGTCGTCGCGTCGTCGATTCGCATGATGCTACGCCGAAGAGCATCCGGTTCTCGAGTGTTTCGTGTGAAGCGGCCCCACGCCGCGACGGAACCCCGATTCGCATCTCACGTTGTGGCGGGCAGGGGCGTCTGCAGGGTATGAATCGAATCGTGCACGAGTCGACGAGACGCCACGCGACGGTCGCGACGA is drawn from Pseudoclavibacter chungangensis and contains these coding sequences:
- a CDS encoding NUDIX domain-containing protein, with protein sequence MTADDLLDPANDRARAHAPGRVDHDRLGVRTGAIPVFTEHGPGAPDAFDDEVPARVRDAPKEPGDEWAIGPDGTRSWGAHGAAGVLVADVERGVLLQHRARWNHHGGTWGIPGGALRPGEPPVDGALREAFEEAGIPADALDAVATRVVDLGYWRYTTLVARARRHIPARVLDAESAGMAWVPPRELDRLRLHPGFAAAWPTLQRLIGTRPALVVDAANVVGARPDGWWRDRAGAATRLVSTLCGAIGRGFPAAPFGIDAELLWPEIVVVLEGQAKSAADPSTDASLEHLEIVRAPGEGDDDIVAQVERLRALDAERPILVVTSDRGLRERVEAAGALPCLGSKAFRTLLDGPHEPAARTSAGPVTTEGPVPTEG